Within the Candidatus Eisenbacteria bacterium genome, the region CGACGAAGATCGCCATCAGCACCAGCGTGACGCCGATACAGGTCCACAGGTTCGCCTTGAAGGTGTTCCACCCGTCGGTCATGGCGCGGATCGGGTCCAGCGGGGCGTGGGTCGCGTGGACGGGGGCGGGCGGCGTTTCCTGGGTCGAGTCCATCGAGGAGCTCCTGTTCTCACGTGCGGGTGACGGGAAAACGGTGGCTTCCGGCTCGATGCGGTGCGCGGGTGCAGCGCGGCGACGCGGACGGCGGCAGTCTAGGCGCTACGGGCGGGTCCCGATACGGGAATCGTGCCGGGCGTCCCGCCACCGGCAGGGGCGGCCGCGGCGAACCTCCGTCGGGACCTCCGGCGGGGAAGGAGTCGTCACCGCCCCTGGACGCGTCGTGCGGCACCGAGCGCGGCGAGTTCGCGCTCGATCTCACGACGCAGCTCGCGCCATGCGGCGGCGACGTTCCGGTGGTTCGCCGCGACGTAGGCGCGCGCCATGCGCGGATCGCTCCTTGCCAGGCGCGTCATGTCCGCGAAGCCCGGCCCGGCGAGCCGGCGGCGCGCCGCGGCCGCTCCGGTGCGTGCGAGCGCGCGCGCGAGGACCCACGGCAGGTGGCTGGTGCGCGCCAGCGCCGCGTCGTGCGCCGACGGCGAGACGACGAGCGGCACGCCGCCGAGATCGGCGACCAGCGCGCGGACCCGCCGCGGCACGCCGCGACCGCACGGCAGCAGCGCGAACGGCGCGCCCCGGAAGAGCGAGGCCTTCGCCCCCGCGAGCCCGCGCCCCTCGCTGCCCGCGAGCGGGTGTCCGCCGCACGCGCGCACCCCGCGCGCGGCGGCGGCGCGCAGCGCCCCGCCGAGGTCGGCGCGGGTGCTGCCGGTATCCAGCAGCGCCGCGCCGCGCGGCAGCGCCGCCGCGACGCGCGCGATCACGCCGGGCAGCACGTCCACCGGCACCGCGACCAGGGCGAGGTCGGCGCCCGCGCAGGCGGACGCGAGCGAGCGCGCCGCCTCGTCAATCGCGCCCGCGCGCAGCGCCGCGCGCGTCGCGGCGGAACGGGCGTCGAAGCCGATGCGCCGCCAGCGCGGGCGACCCGCCAGCGCGAGCCCGGCGGAGCCGCCGATCAGCCCGAGCCCGATGAGCGCGATGCGCCACGGCGCCGGACGGGCCCGGCCGCGCCGCCCGGTGCCCGCGCCCGCCGCGCTCCCGGCGAGGTCGGGCCGCAGCGCGGCGGCCCCGTCCAGGTAGACGGGCTCGAGTCGCGGTGCGCGGCCGCGCACGCGCGCCGTCACGAGCACGCGCACGATGCGCGCGGGCGCGCCGGGCACGTCGCTCTCGGTCGCGCCGAGGAGCGGCACGTCGGTCCAGCCGAGCCGCCGCGCGGCGTGCGCCGGGAAGTCGGCCGTCAGGTCCGGGGTCGTCGTGAAGAGCGCGCTCACGATCGCCGACGGCGCGAGCCGGTTGCGCCCGAGCAGTTCCACGAGCAGGCGCGACGTCGCCTCCTGGATGGCCGCGCGCGTGTTCGCGCGCACCGACACGGCGCCGCGCACGGCGGCGATGGTTTCCCTCGGCATGAGTCCTCCCGGAGCGGCGGCGGGCGACGAAAAAAACCCGCCTCCGCGGTGGCGGAGACGGGTTCCTGGTGGGCGCCGCTTACGCGCGCACGTCCGGTCCCGTCCCCGCGCGGGGATAGGAGCGGCGATACGAACGGTCGGAGCGGATCGGCATGGCGGAAAGTCTACCGGAGCCCCGGCGATCCGGCACCCGGAATCGTGCCGGCCGCCCCGCCACCGGCCTGGGCGGCTCCCGCCTCCAGCCCGTAGAGGCGCTCGAAGTACTCGCGCATCATGCGCGTCATGCTGAACTTCGTCGTCGCCATCTCGACGCTGGCGGCCATCATGCGGCGCCAGCGCGGCGGATCGTTCCAGGCGGGCAGCACCTTCTGCTCGAGCGTGTCGTAGAGCGCCTCCAGGTCGCGCGCGTCGTCGCCGGGCTCGCCCTTGCCGATGGCCCAGCCGTTGACGCCGTCCTCGCAGGCCTCCGGCCACCAGCCGTCGAGAATGCTGACGTTGAGCACGCCGTTCATCGCCGCCTTCATGCCCGAGGTGCCGCTCGCCTCGAGCGGCCGCACCGGGTTGTTGAGCCACACGTCGCAGCCGCGCGTCAGCAGCCGGCCGAGCGACATGTCGTAGTTCTCCAGAAACAGCACCTTGCCCGGGTGCCGCTTCGCGCCCGCCACGAGCCGGGCGACGATGTCGCGGCCGGTCGCGTCGTCGGGGTGCGCCTTGCCGGCGAACAGGACGCGCACGCTGTGCTTCTCGAGCAGCCGCTCGAGCCTGGCCTCGTCGCGCAGGATGAGGTCGCTGCGCTTGTAGCTCGCGGCGCGCCGGGCGAAGCCGACGAGCAGCGCCTTCGGGTCGAGCTCGACGTTGTGGCGCCGGTCCACTTCTTCGAGCAGCGCCCGCTTGCCGATGACGTGCGCCTGCCACAGCCGGTCCGGATCGTCGCCGGCCGCGGCGATCTCGGGCGACTGCCAGGTCGGGCGGTGCACCCCGTTCGTGATCGCCCCGATCGGGGCCGCGTTCTCGACGTTCTTCCACATCGCCCGCGCCGTCTCGCCGTGCAGCTGCGCGACCGCGTTCGCGGCGCGCGCCAGGCGCAGGCCCGCGACGGTCATGTTGAACGGGTCGCCGCCGATGGCGCGCATCTCGGCGCCCGAAAGCTGCAGGCAGGCGCCCATGCGGCGCAGGTCCTTGAGGTCGTGCACCTCGTTGCCCGCCACGACCGGGGTGTGGGTGGTGAAGACGATGCGCCGGCGCACCGATTCCCACGCGGTCGGGAACGGGGCGCCGCCTTCCATCTGGTCGGCGATCATCTCGATCCCGGCGAACACCGCGTGGCCTTCGTTGAAGTGGTAGGTGTGCACGTCGTAGCCGAGCCACTGCAGCGCCCGCGTGCCGCCGATGCCGAGCAGCATCTCCTGCGCGATGCGGGTGTCCGTGCCGGCCTCGTAGAGGCGGTGCGTGATCCAGCGGTCCTCGTGCTTCTCGGGATCGATCAGATAGAGCGGGCAGTGGCCGAAGTGGTCCGTGACCCACACGCGGCACAGGACCTCCTTGCCGCGCACGCGAACGCGAACGCGCACGCCCGTGTCCTGCAGGAAGCCCGCGTCGAAGCCGGGGAACTCCTCGTAAGGCCGCCCGTCGGCGCCGATGCGCTGCACGCAGTAGCCGCGGGCCCACAGCAGCCCGACCGCGACCATCGGCATCTTCAGGTCGCGCGCCTCCTTGATGTAGTCCCCGGCCAGGATCCCGAGCCCGCCCGAATAGATCGGGAAGGACTCGTGCAGGCCGTATTCCATGCAGAAGTAGGCGACGTGGGGGGTGCGCGGGGGCATCCAGGCTCCGGGAGGCGCGGCGTGATGGGGTTCGGACTTCGAAGCGCGGCATGATAGGCGCGCGGGGCGCGCGCTGTCACGAGCGGCGCCCGATCGCCGCCGTTATCGGCCGCGCGCGTCCCGCGGATGACGCCGCGCTCGTCGTGCGAAGGTCCGGGAGGCGCGGCAGCGCCCCCCGGGCCCTCCCGACCCTCCGCGCCGCCGGCGCGAACCCGCTCCGGCTCAGCGCACCCGCGCGATGCGCCGCGTGCCGGCGACGCCGGCGGACTCGATGCGGGCGAAGTAGAGCCCCGGCGAGGCCGCCATGCCGCGCTCGTCGCGCGCGTCCCACGTCACCGCGTGCGCGCCCGCGGGCAGC harbors:
- the aroH gene encoding chorismate mutase, which translates into the protein MPRETIAAVRGAVSVRANTRAAIQEATSRLLVELLGRNRLAPSAIVSALFTTTPDLTADFPAHAARRLGWTDVPLLGATESDVPGAPARIVRVLVTARVRGRAPRLEPVYLDGAAALRPDLAGSAAGAGTGRRGRARPAPWRIALIGLGLIGGSAGLALAGRPRWRRIGFDARSAATRAALRAGAIDEAARSLASACAGADLALVAVPVDVLPGVIARVAAALPRGAALLDTGSTRADLGGALRAAAARGVRACGGHPLAGSEGRGLAGAKASLFRGAPFALLPCGRGVPRRVRALVADLGGVPLVVSPSAHDAALARTSHLPWVLARALARTGAAAARRRLAGPGFADMTRLARSDPRMARAYVAANHRNVAAAWRELRREIERELAALGAARRVQGR
- the glgP gene encoding alpha-glucan family phosphorylase, producing MPPRTPHVAYFCMEYGLHESFPIYSGGLGILAGDYIKEARDLKMPMVAVGLLWARGYCVQRIGADGRPYEEFPGFDAGFLQDTGVRVRVRVRGKEVLCRVWVTDHFGHCPLYLIDPEKHEDRWITHRLYEAGTDTRIAQEMLLGIGGTRALQWLGYDVHTYHFNEGHAVFAGIEMIADQMEGGAPFPTAWESVRRRIVFTTHTPVVAGNEVHDLKDLRRMGACLQLSGAEMRAIGGDPFNMTVAGLRLARAANAVAQLHGETARAMWKNVENAAPIGAITNGVHRPTWQSPEIAAAGDDPDRLWQAHVIGKRALLEEVDRRHNVELDPKALLVGFARRAASYKRSDLILRDEARLERLLEKHSVRVLFAGKAHPDDATGRDIVARLVAGAKRHPGKVLFLENYDMSLGRLLTRGCDVWLNNPVRPLEASGTSGMKAAMNGVLNVSILDGWWPEACEDGVNGWAIGKGEPGDDARDLEALYDTLEQKVLPAWNDPPRWRRMMAASVEMATTKFSMTRMMREYFERLYGLEAGAAQAGGGAAGTIPGAGSPGLR